The Accipiter gentilis chromosome 9, bAccGen1.1, whole genome shotgun sequence genome includes a region encoding these proteins:
- the RDH8 gene encoding retinol dehydrogenase 8, which yields MATLVPRTVLITGCSSGIGLAVAVRLAQDPQQRFHVIATMRDLRKKEKLEEAAGPALGKTLSIQRLDVCSDSSVAECMENIPGGRVDVLVNNAGVGHVGPVESISMEEMKRIFETNFFGVVRMIKAVLPDMKRRQSGHIVVISSVMGLQGIVFNDVYAASKFAVEGFCESLAVQLLQFNVFVSMVEPGPVNTDFELKLMEEVSRSEFPGTDPATVRYFKDVYLPASHEIFATLGQSPAAVAEAIVNVIRARRPAFRTQTNSLYTPLVALKYADPSGDLSVRTYYRLLFNYGTLFHLSMAALRCLTCGCFRRRVTPL from the exons CCCAGCAACGCTTCCATG TCATCGCCACCATGCGGGACCTACGGAAGAAGGAGAAATTGGAGGAGGCGGCCGGACCAGCGCTGGGAAAGACGTTGAGCATCCAACGCCTGGATGTCTGCAGCGACAGCTCGGTGGCAGAGTGCATGGAGAACATCCCCGGGGGACGGGTGGATGTGCTGG TGAATAACGCCGGCGTGGGGCATGTCGGTCCGGTGGAGAGTATCAGCATGGAGGAGATGAAGCGCATCTTCGAGACCAACTTCTTTGGGGTCGTGAGGATGATCAAAGCTGTCCTCCCCGACATGAAGCGGCGACAGAGCGGTCACATCGTGGTCATCAGTAGCGTCATGGGGCTGCAGG GGATCGTCTTCAATGACGTCTACGCTGCCTCCAAGTTCGCCGTGGAGGGGTTCTGCGAGAGCCTGGCCGTGCAGCTGCTGCAGTTCAATGTGTT CGTCTCCATGGTGGAACCGGGCCCCGTGAACACAGATTTTGAGTTGAAGCTGATGGAAGAGGTTTCACGCTCCGAGTTTCCCGGCACCGACCCGGCTACCGTGCGGTACTTCAAGGATGTATACCTGCCGGCTTCCCACGAAATCTTTGCCacgctggggcagagccctgccGCCGTGGCTGAG GCGATCGTGAACGTGATCAGAGCCAGGCGTCCGGCTTTCCGCACGCAAACCAACAGCCTCTACACGCCGTTGGTGGCCCTCAAGTATGCAGATCCCTCGGGGGACCTGTCCGTGAGGACCTACTACCGCCTGCTCTTCAACTACGGCACCCTCTTTCACCTCAGCATGGCCGCCCTGCGGTGCCTCACCTGTGGCTGCTTCCGACGGAGGGTCACCCCGCTCTGA